The nucleotide sequence CGGCCAAGGACGCAAAGCGCGTAAGATAAATGGCCTCGCGCATCTGCGGCAGTATGCCGGTGATGGGAAAGGCCGCCGTGAGCCTGGACGAGGCGGCGGCGTGCGCCAGCGCAAGTATGCCGCCCTGGCTGTGCCCGCACACGGCAATGTCGCTGTGTCCCTCGGCCCGCAGCCAGCCTTCCGCATCCAGACCGTTTTGCAACAGGTCGCCAAAGGTAAAGCCGGTGCTGTGCCGGTTGAGGCCGTGTCCTGTCAGGTGCAGGGCCGCCACGGCAAAGCCCGATTGACGCAGAGCCGCAAGCAGGGGCCGATACTGAAAGGGCGACAGCATGGTGCCGGGATAAAACAGCATGACCCCGGCCCCCTGGTTGGGCCAGATTTCCAGCTGCAGCTCCCGGTGGCGGGAAGGCAGTTTGCGAATGACAGTGGCGAATTTGTGCATAAAACCGCGCGCATAAAAATGAGGCCGGCTCCGCGAGGAACCGGCCAGTACAGTCGCGCAAAGGCCGGAAACAACCGGCTTTGCAACAAGCAGTATTACTCTGCGGCCTCTTCAGCGGCATCCTTGGCCTTGGCCAGAACGCTGACGATGGCAAAGTTTCGGTCGTAAACGGCCTTGACGTTTTCGGGCAGCTGCAGGTCGGCCACGTAGATGGTGGCGTTGATGTCCATGGGGGTCACGTCAACAACAATCTTTTTGGGCACATCCAGGGGCTTGCTGCTCAGGCGCACGACTTCGCGGTAGGTTTCCAGCTGACCGCCAAGCTTCACGCCGCGCGACACGCCCACAAACTCCACGGGCACGTCAACGGTGACGGGCTTGTCGAGGTCAACGCCGTAGTAGTCGATGTGGCAGAAGACCTTCTTGTAGGGATGGTACTGCACGTCCCAGATGATCACGGGATGAACGGTCTTCTGGCCGTTGTCGTCGATCTCCAGGTTGAACACGGAGGTGCGGCCGGCTTCGGCATACAGCTTTTCCAGCGGCAGGGCAGGGGCCTGCACAGAGATGTTTTCGCCCTTGGCAGTGTAGAACACGCCGGGGATCAGATTTTCGGTACGCAGACGGCCGCTCGCGCCTTTGCCGCTACCCTCGCGCTTCTGCACGCTCAACGTTTTTTCAATATTCATGTCCTGCTCCTTGGCTTACCGCCGCCGAAACGTGCGGAAAAAGTTCTGTTATTATGGAACCGGCCCTTGCGGGCAGATTTGGGTCTACACGCTTGCCGCCCTCAGCGGGCTACACAAACAACACGCTTACCGAAGAACCGGTATGAATGTTGTGAATGGTCTTGCCCAGAAGGGCAGCCACAGAGACAACTTCAAGCTTGGGACAGCGTTCGAGCTTGTCGCCCATGGGGATGGTGTCTGTGACAAATACCTGCGAGAGCGCCTCAGTGCTGTTGATGCGCTCAATGGCCGGACCGGACAGCACAGCGTGGGTGGCGCAGGCGACGATTTTGGTGGCGCCGTTTTTCAGCAGCACATCGGCGCCGGCGCACAAAGTGCCCGCAGTGTCGATCATGTCGTCAACCACAATGGCCAGTCGGCCTTTTACATCGCCGATAACGTGCATGGCCTGAGCCTGATTGGGCTTGTCGCGGCGCTTGTCCACAATGGCCAGGGGCGCGTTGAGCCTTTTGGCGTAGGCGCGGGCGCGTTCAACGCCGCCGGCGTCGGGCGAAACAATGACGATGTTGTCGTCGTGCAGCCGCCGCAGTGATTCAAGCATGACAGGCACGGCAAACAGGTTGTCCACAGGGCAGTCAAAGTAACCCTGAATCTGTCCGGCGTGCAGGTCAATGGTGACCACGCGCTCCGCACCGGCAACGCTGATAAAGTCTGCCACCATCTTGGCGCTGATGGGCGCACGGGGGCTGACCTTGCGGTCCTGGCGCGCATAGCCGTAGTACGGAATAACGGCTGTTATCCTGTCTGCGCTGGCCCTTTTGAGGGCGTCGAGCATAAGGCAGAGCTGCACCAGGTTGCGGTTGATCGTCGGCGGGCAGGTAGGCTGCACCACAAAGACGTCATCACCGCGAACATTGTCGCCTATTTCAATCCGCAACTCGCCGTCGCTGAACGTGGTAGCCAGCGTGGGCGTGAGCTGACAGCCCAGATGGTTGCAGATGGCCTTGGCCAGATCCGGATTGGAAGACCCGGTGACGATCTTGAGATCGCTGTACATGAACCGTCCTGCCTTGCGCGCCAACGTGCACTTACGGTTATATATCCTTGCTGCCGTCGCCGGAAGAAAGGCGGCGCATTATTGCCAGGCCGCCGAAAGCCGACGGAAGACGCGTGATAGCGCCCAAAGCGCTGAGCAGCAGTGCATGGCTGGGATGGAAGGGTTCGAACCTTCGAATGACGGAGCCAAAACCCGTTGCCTTACCACTTGGCTACATCCCAGTATTACAGCACATGCGCGTATACGCGCCTGTTCTCTCCCTGCAGCATGGCAGCCGCCGCCTGCGATTCCACATGAAATTCGCGCGCGAAAAGCGCCACAATGCCTGAGCCGCTGCCACTCATGGCCACGGCCCCAGCCCCAAGGCGCAGCAAGTTCGCCTTGATTTCTGCAAGTTGCGGATGGCGTGAAAACACAACGGCCTCAAGGTCATTGTGCATGTCCAAAGCTGTCCGCACCCCGGAGAGAAAAGTTCCATTAGCCTTGCTTTGCGGCTTTGTCAAGCAATTTTGCCCGGGAATAGTGTTTGAAGCCTGCATGGCGGCGTCATAATCAGCATATGCCTGCGGGGTTGAAGCGTGAATGTCAGGACATACCAGAACAAGGTGCATGCCTGCAAGCTCATCCTGCGCATACGGTTCAATAATTTCACCAATTCCACGTACGCGACAGGGCGCGTTTTTAAGAAAAAACGGCGTGTCCGCGCCCACGCTGAGGGCGACCTTGGCCAGCGCGGCCTCATCAAGGGGGTGCGGCAGCCTGCCGTTGAGCCAGCGCAGCAGGGCCGCCGCATCGCTGCTGCCGCCGCCAAGACCGGCCCCTGTGGGTATGCCCTTGTTGAGCCTGACCTCAAGACCGGGCAGCCCCGGTACGCGATCGGCCAGCGCTTTGTATGATCTGGTCAGGGTGTTGCGCGCAAGGTCTATGCCCGGCGTGTCGCAGTGCACCACAAGCCCCGCGGGGCCGCCTGTCTCCCTGATATGCAGCCTGTCGCAGGGCCGGGGCAGGGGCCAGAAGAGCGAATCAAGCTCATGATAGCCGTTTGCGCGCACGCCCGTGATGCGCAAGCCGAGGTTAACCTTGCACCCTGCAACAACTACGCTCATGTGGTTTGTCCTGTCGAAGCAACGTTACAGGGTTTCAACAGTCAGGTTGCCGTTGGTGTACACGCAGATTTCGGAAGCAATGCGCATGGCCTCGCGGGCGATGGTCTCCGCGTCCATGTCGCTGTGCCGCGTGAGGGCGCGGGCCGCCGCAAGGGCGTAGGGGCCGCCGCTGCCAATGGCCGCCACATCGTCGTCTGGCTCGATGACGTCGCCCGTGCCCGACAGAACAAGTATGTGCTCGCTGTCGGCAAGCAGCAGCATGGCCTCGAGCTTGCGCAGATACTTGTCCTTGCGCCACTCCTTGGTCATTTCGACAGCGGCGCGGACCATGTTGCCGCGCAGCTCCTTGAGCTTGGCTTCAAACAGCTCAAAAAGCGTAAATGCGTCGGCTGTGGCCCCGGCAAAACCTGCCAGAATCTTGCCGTCATACAGCCGCCGCACCTTTTGCGCGCCGTGCTTCATGATCATGTTCTGGCCAAGGGTCACCTGTCCGTCGCCCGCAATGGCCACGCGGCCGTCTTTGCGCACGGCCAGTATGGTTGTGGCATGTGTGTCCATCATATCAGTTCTTTTCCCATATTTCCTTGCGCTCTTTGTAGGCGGCTTCGAGCCGCTGAAAAGGCCGCTGGTCGGCTGATCTGCCCGCAAGCGACTTGGCCTGGTTAAAGTAGCGCTCGGCCTGTTTTTTGTTGTTGGAATACAGGGCGCTGTATGCCATGTGGATGTAAGCTCCGGCGGTGTCGCCGGTTTTGCCGAGCGAGCGGGCATAGGCCTCGTGCACTTCGGCGTCTTCAGGCACATAGCGCAGCACTTCCTGGTAGTATTGCGCTGCCTGGGCCTGCCTGCCGGTTTCGTCCAGCATGCGGGCGTAGAAAAACGAGGCCATGTAGTCGCGCGAGTCAAGGCGCATGGCCTGACGCAGCAGTCCGTCGGCCCGGTTCATGTCTCCCTTGCGATAATGGAAGGCCCCTGCCTCGCGCAGCACAAGGGGGTCGTTGGGCGAAGCGGCAAGGGCCTCGTCAAAGGCCTTGTTGGCCTCGCTGACCCGGTTGATGCGGGCCAGCACAATGCCCCGCCCCATGCACGAGAGGCCGTCCTTGCCCGAAAAACGCTGCTGGGCCGCCTGCTCGTCGCCATAGCGGGCCCACAGCAGGGTCTTGACGCGGACAAAGCGCTTGTTGTCCTGCGTGCGGCCCTGTACGGCCTTGCCCATGCCCTGTATGCGGGCCTGCAGGCCGTTGATGCGGTCGCCGATGGCAGGGTGGGTAGAAAGATATGTGGGCACGCTGGAGCCGCTCATCCAGCTTTTCTGGCGCAGAACCTTAAAGCCGTCCACCATGCCCTGCGGGGGATAGCCCGCAGCCACAAGATATTGCAGGCCTATCTGGTCGGCTTCGGTTTCGTCCATACGGCTGTAGTTGAGCATGGCCGACTGACCGGCTCCCAGAGCGCCCACGGCCAGCGCGCCGCCGCCCGAGCCGCCCACGGCAACGCCAGCAATGGCCAGCAGCAGCGAGCCGACAGTTACAAACTGCGCCCGTTCAAGTCGAGTGGCCACATGGTGCTGGGTCACGTGCGCCAGTTCGTGCGCCAGAACACCGGCAAGATCTTCTTCCTTGTCCAGATTCATGATCAGGCCGGTAAAAACATACACATAGCCGCCGGGCACGGCAAAGGCGTTGAGCGAATTGTGCAGAACCACCGCCGCCTTGAAGGTAAACGGCTGCGGCGGGATGGTCTTGACCAGCCGTTGCACGATCTGGTTGACGTACTGGCTCACTTCAGGGTCTTCAACAATACCCATGTTGGAGCGGATCATTACGTCAAACTTGTGCCCCATCTCCTTTTCGTCCTTGATGGTGACGCCGCCGAAAAAGAAGGCCTGGGCTGGCGCCGCCACAAGCTGGGCCGACAGAAACGACAGGATGATCAACAGCGCCATAACGCGGCGCACGGCAACACGTTGCAACATGTATTCCTCGCTGGGCCGCGAAAAAAACGCCCGCGCCGAAAACCGACGCGGGCAGCGGCTTATTCCAGATCCCAGACCTGACCTTCGGGGGTGTCGCGTACGCTGACGCCAAGGTCGGTAATTTCCTGCCGCAGCGAGTCCGAGCGGGCAAAATCCTTGCTGGCTCGGGCTTCGTGCCGTGCAAGCATAAGCTGTTCCACGCGGGCTACGTCAATGCTTTTGCGGCGGGCGCGCTGGCCGCGCAGGTCGGCCAGAAAAACCTGCGGGTCCTGGCCAAACAGGCCAAGGCGCTCATTCCATCCCCGCGCGCGCGCAAGAAACTGCTGCAACAGGTCGCGTCCGGCTTCGCCAGCGCGCAGTCCCTTGTCTTCAAGCAGGCGGTTGACCAGGCGCACCTGAGCAAATACCTGCCCCAGGGCCTGGGCGGTGTTGACGTCGTCCTCAAGGGCGGCGTCAAAAGCCTTGGGCAGAGATGCCCACTCATCGGCCATTTCGGGGGGCAGGGGGGTCTTTTTCCACTTGTCGCGGGCAAGGGCCTTGCCCGCCTCAAGCAGGGCCGTATAGACGCGGTGCTGGGCTTTTTCCGCCTCGTCCATGCTGTCGGCGGTAAAGTCGATGGGGCTGCGGTAGTGCTTGCCCAGCAGGAAAAAGCGCAGGGTTTCGGGCAGATAGTTTTCGAGAATATCGCGTATGGTCTTAAAGTTGCCCAACGACTTGGACATCTTTTCGGCGTTTACCTGCACAAATCCGTTGTGCACCCAGTAGCGGGCCAGCGAACAGGCGCAGGCCGCCTCTGACTGGGCAATTTCGTTCTCATGATGCGGAAAGATAAGATCCTGCCCGCCGCCATGGATATCCAGGGGCAGATAGGGCTGGCTCATGGCCGAGCATTCGATATGCCAGCCGGGTCGGCCCTTGCCCCAGGGGCTTTCCCAAAAAGGTTCGCCGGGTTTGGCCGCCTTCCAGAGGGCAAAGTCGAGGGGGTCTTCCTTTTCCTCGCCGGGTGCAACGCGCGCTCCCGACAGCAGATCGTCAAGGCTGCGGCCCGAGAGCTTGCCGTAAGGCTCGTATGCCCGCACCCTGAAATACACGTCGCCCGAAGGCGTGGGGTAGGCCTTGCCCTCTTCCACAAGGCGGGCGCACAGGGCCTGAATCTGCGGGATATATTCGGTGGCGCGTGGCTCGTCGTCGGCCCGCAGCACGCCGAGGCGGTCCATATCTTCGTGAAAGGCGGTTATGTAGGTCTGGGCGACCTCGCGCCAGTCGCGGCCTTCCTTGTTGGCCCGGTTGATGATTTTGTCGTCCACATCGGTAAAGTTGCGGACAAAGCGCACCTCAAGGCCCATGTGCCGCAGCTGCCGCACCAGCACGTCAAAGACAAGGGCGGAACGGGCATGCCCGATATGACAAAGATCATAGGCCGTGATGCCGCAAACATACATGTTTGCCTTGCCCGCGTGCACGGGGACGAATTCTTCCTTTTTGCGGCCCAGGGTATTGTAGATCAGCATGTATATCCCTTACCCGGCCTAGCCGGGAAGATTGATCAGATCAATGCGGCGCTGATGCCTGCCGCCCTCAAACGTTCCTTCCAGAAAAGCCTCGACAATGGCCTGGGCCAGTTCGACGCCGATGATGCGCGCGCCAAGGCAAAGCACATTGGCGTTGTTGTGCTGGCGCGAGAGTCGCGCCTGCAGCTCGGTGCTGCACAGGGCCGCGCGGATGCCGGGGTGGCGGTTGGCGGTAATGGAAATGCCTATGCCCGTGCCGCAGATAAGAATACCCGTGCCCTGTTCCTTTTCAACCTCGGCGCACAGCTTGTGCGCCAGCACGGGGTAGTCGCAGCTTTCGGTGGAGTGGGTGCCGTCGTCCACCACGTTGACGCCCTTTTGGGCGAGAAACTGCACGAGGTGATCTTTTAGCGCGTAGCCTGCGTGGTCTGAGGCGATGTGGATGGTTTGCATGTCTGCTCCTGCAAAGTTGCGGGCGGTGCGCCCGGACTGGCCGGACGCACCGCGTAATGGCTGTAGATACAGACCGCCCGTATGCTGCAAGCGCCAAAAAATCAGCGCTGCGCCAGCAGGGAGCGGCTATTGCTGCTGCTTGAACTTGGCAAGAGGCAGCAGGGGTGCGTCTTCCGGAAGGGGTAAGGCCATCTGCTCTTTTGTAAAGGGCTGGGAGGGCTTTTCTCTTTCCTTGATAAGTACAATTGCGCGTTTGCCGTTGCTGTGGGCGAGGTTCAGACGGCGGGGCAGCGGTACGGCATCGTCGGAGTACTGGATTTCCATGCTCCAGCCCTTGCCGTTG is from Desulfovibrio desulfuricans and encodes:
- a CDS encoding 50S ribosomal protein L25/general stress protein Ctc, translated to MNIEKTLSVQKREGSGKGASGRLRTENLIPGVFYTAKGENISVQAPALPLEKLYAEAGRTSVFNLEIDDNGQKTVHPVIIWDVQYHPYKKVFCHIDYYGVDLDKPVTVDVPVEFVGVSRGVKLGGQLETYREVVRLSSKPLDVPKKIVVDVTPMDINATIYVADLQLPENVKAVYDRNFAIVSVLAKAKDAAEEAAE
- a CDS encoding ribose-phosphate diphosphokinase is translated as MYSDLKIVTGSSNPDLAKAICNHLGCQLTPTLATTFSDGELRIEIGDNVRGDDVFVVQPTCPPTINRNLVQLCLMLDALKRASADRITAVIPYYGYARQDRKVSPRAPISAKMVADFISVAGAERVVTIDLHAGQIQGYFDCPVDNLFAVPVMLESLRRLHDDNIVIVSPDAGGVERARAYAKRLNAPLAIVDKRRDKPNQAQAMHVIGDVKGRLAIVVDDMIDTAGTLCAGADVLLKNGATKIVACATHAVLSGPAIERINSTEALSQVFVTDTIPMGDKLERCPKLEVVSVAALLGKTIHNIHTGSSVSVLFV
- the ispE gene encoding 4-(cytidine 5'-diphospho)-2-C-methyl-D-erythritol kinase, whose translation is MSVVVAGCKVNLGLRITGVRANGYHELDSLFWPLPRPCDRLHIRETGGPAGLVVHCDTPGIDLARNTLTRSYKALADRVPGLPGLEVRLNKGIPTGAGLGGGSSDAAALLRWLNGRLPHPLDEAALAKVALSVGADTPFFLKNAPCRVRGIGEIIEPYAQDELAGMHLVLVCPDIHASTPQAYADYDAAMQASNTIPGQNCLTKPQSKANGTFLSGVRTALDMHNDLEAVVFSRHPQLAEIKANLLRLGAGAVAMSGSGSGIVALFAREFHVESQAAAAMLQGENRRVYAHVL
- the hslV gene encoding ATP-dependent protease subunit HslV; this encodes MDTHATTILAVRKDGRVAIAGDGQVTLGQNMIMKHGAQKVRRLYDGKILAGFAGATADAFTLFELFEAKLKELRGNMVRAAVEMTKEWRKDKYLRKLEAMLLLADSEHILVLSGTGDVIEPDDDVAAIGSGGPYALAAARALTRHSDMDAETIAREAMRIASEICVYTNGNLTVETL
- a CDS encoding beta-barrel assembly-enhancing protease is translated as MLQRVAVRRVMALLIILSFLSAQLVAAPAQAFFFGGVTIKDEKEMGHKFDVMIRSNMGIVEDPEVSQYVNQIVQRLVKTIPPQPFTFKAAVVLHNSLNAFAVPGGYVYVFTGLIMNLDKEEDLAGVLAHELAHVTQHHVATRLERAQFVTVGSLLLAIAGVAVGGSGGGALAVGALGAGQSAMLNYSRMDETEADQIGLQYLVAAGYPPQGMVDGFKVLRQKSWMSGSSVPTYLSTHPAIGDRINGLQARIQGMGKAVQGRTQDNKRFVRVKTLLWARYGDEQAAQQRFSGKDGLSCMGRGIVLARINRVSEANKAFDEALAASPNDPLVLREAGAFHYRKGDMNRADGLLRQAMRLDSRDYMASFFYARMLDETGRQAQAAQYYQEVLRYVPEDAEVHEAYARSLGKTGDTAGAYIHMAYSALYSNNKKQAERYFNQAKSLAGRSADQRPFQRLEAAYKERKEIWEKN
- the cysS gene encoding cysteine--tRNA ligase encodes the protein MLIYNTLGRKKEEFVPVHAGKANMYVCGITAYDLCHIGHARSALVFDVLVRQLRHMGLEVRFVRNFTDVDDKIINRANKEGRDWREVAQTYITAFHEDMDRLGVLRADDEPRATEYIPQIQALCARLVEEGKAYPTPSGDVYFRVRAYEPYGKLSGRSLDDLLSGARVAPGEEKEDPLDFALWKAAKPGEPFWESPWGKGRPGWHIECSAMSQPYLPLDIHGGGQDLIFPHHENEIAQSEAACACSLARYWVHNGFVQVNAEKMSKSLGNFKTIRDILENYLPETLRFFLLGKHYRSPIDFTADSMDEAEKAQHRVYTALLEAGKALARDKWKKTPLPPEMADEWASLPKAFDAALEDDVNTAQALGQVFAQVRLVNRLLEDKGLRAGEAGRDLLQQFLARARGWNERLGLFGQDPQVFLADLRGQRARRKSIDVARVEQLMLARHEARASKDFARSDSLRQEITDLGVSVRDTPEGQVWDLE
- the rpiB gene encoding ribose 5-phosphate isomerase B produces the protein MQTIHIASDHAGYALKDHLVQFLAQKGVNVVDDGTHSTESCDYPVLAHKLCAEVEKEQGTGILICGTGIGISITANRHPGIRAALCSTELQARLSRQHNNANVLCLGARIIGVELAQAIVEAFLEGTFEGGRHQRRIDLINLPG